One stretch of Gopherus flavomarginatus isolate rGopFla2 chromosome 2, rGopFla2.mat.asm, whole genome shotgun sequence DNA includes these proteins:
- the NEUROD6 gene encoding neurogenic differentiation factor 6, giving the protein MLTLPFDESVVMPESQMCRKFSRESEDQKQIKKPESFSKQIVLRGKNIKRATGEDTEKEEEEEDREEDDENGLPRRRGLRKKKTTKIRVERVKFRRQEANARERNRMHGLNDALDNLRKVVPCYSKTQKLSKIETLRLAKNYIWALSEILRIGKRPDLLTFVQNLCKGLSQPTTNLVAGCLQLNARSFLMGQTGESAHHTRSPYSSFYPPYHSPELSTPPGHGTLDNSKCMKPYNYCSAYESFYESTSPECASPQFEGPLSPPPINYNGIFSLKQEDALDYGKNYNYGMHYCAVPPRGPLGQSSMFRLPTESHFPYDLHLRSQSLTMQDELNAVFHN; this is encoded by the coding sequence ATGTTAACACTACCATTTGATGAGTCTGTTGTAATGCCAGAATCCCAGATGTGCAGAAAGTTTTCCAGAGAAAGTGAGGACCAAAAGCAAATTAAGAAGCCAGAAAGCTTTTCAAAGCAGATTGTACTCCGAGGAAAGAATATCAAAAGGGCCACTGGAGAAGACACagaaaaagaagaggaggaagaagacagaGAGGAGGACGATGAGAATGGTTTGCCTAGAAGGAGGGGCCTTAGGAAAAAAAAGACAACCAAGATAAGAGTGGAAAGGGTCAAATTCAGGCGGCAAGAAGCCAATGCTAGAGAAAGGAACAGGATGCATGGCCTTAATGATGCTCTGGACAATTTAAGAAAAGTGGTCCCTTGTTATTCAAAAACACAAAAACTGTCTAAAATAGAAACTTTAAGACTAGCCAAAAACTATATTTGGGCTCTTTCAGAAATCCTGCGTATTGGCAAGAGACCTGACCTGCTCACGTTCGTCCAAAACTTGTGTAAAGGTCTATCCCAGCCAACTACAAACTTGGTGGCAGGGTGCCTGCAGCTGAATGCCAGAAGTTTCTTGATGGGTCAGACGGGGGAAAGTGCCCATCACACAAGGTCACCATATTCCAGCTTCTATCCTCCCTATCACAGTCCTGAGCTCAGCACTCCCCCGGGGCATGGAACTCTTGACAATTCCAAGTGTATGAAACCCTACAATTACTGCAGTGCTTATGAATCTTTCTATGAAAGCACTTCCCCTGAGTGTGCCAGCCCACAGTTTGAAGGTCCCCTAAGTCCTCCCCCAATTAACTATAATGGGATATTTTCCCTGAAGCAAGAAGATGCCTTGGACTATGGCAAAAATTACAATTATGGCATGCATTACTGTGCAGTGCCACCCAGGGGTCCCCTTGGGCAGAGCTCCATGTTCAGGTTGCCTACCGAGAGCCACTTCCCTTACGACTTACATCTGCGCAGCCAGTCTCTCACGATGCAAGACGAATTAAATGCAGTTTTTCATAATTAA